The stretch of DNA GCGGCATCTGCGGTGCGCTGCCGGTGGCGGCAGCGCGGAGGCGGCGTACCGGCTCGGCACCGTGCTCGACGCGCGGCGGTCCGCCGCGGGCCCGCCCGCCCTCGGGGAGCCCGCCGCGGAGAAGACCGAGTGCGAGGAGTGGTACGAGCGGGCGGCACAGCAGGGGCACCGGCGGGCGCAGGTGCGGGTCGGGATGCTGGCCGCGGGGCGCGGTGACGTCGTCGAGGCGGCGCGGTGGTACCGCCTCGCGGCGGACGCGGGCAGCCGGAACGGCGCGTTCAACCTGGGGCTGCTGCTTGCCCGCGAGGGCAGTGAGCCCGAGGCCGCGCTGTGGTGGACGCGGGCCGCTGACGCGGGGCACGGGCGGGCCGCGCTGCGGCTTGCGCTGCTTTACGCTCGGCGCGGGCAGCTGGTCGAGGGGCAGCGGTGGGCTTCCCGTGCGGTCGAGCTTGGGCCTGCCGAGGTTTCCGAGCGGGCGGCTCGCTTGCGCGAGGCGCTTCAGCAGGAGCTGACCGCGTAGCTCCTGCGGCTGCCCACAGCCGGTGCGCGGAACGGATTTGCGCTGGTCGTCGCGCTTGACGTACGGTTACAACACAACGGCGCGGGGTGGAGCAGCTCGGTAGCTCGCTGGGCTCATAACCCAGAGGTCGCAGGTTCAAATCCTGTCCCCGCTACTAAAGGCCAAGGGCCGGAAAGCTTTTCGAAGCTTTCCGGCCCTTGGTGCGTAACGGGCCCCGTTTGGTGCGTAACCGGACCGCTACCGCTTGTGGCCCACGGCCTCCTCGTACAGCCTGCGGTCCACCGCCTTCTTCTCCGGGACCTTGTCGCCCTCGGCGACGCCCGCAGCCTCGTACGCCGCCTGGAGCCGGTCCGTCGTGCCGGCCCGGATCTCCCAGTCCATGCGCAGTGACGGAGTCGACCTCAGGACCGCCTCGTCGGTCTTCAGGAGCTTCGCGAGCTCGGCCACGAAGGCCTTGTCCGCCTTGTAGTCACCGGCGAAGTACGTGTTCACGGTCCTGATGTACGCGCGCAGCAGCGCGACGCCCGCGTCCGGGTCCTTGGTCAGGAGGTTGGGGCCGAACAGGAGGCCGCCGAGCGGCTCGCCCCGCGGCTGGCCGCCGAGGAAGGCGTACTGCTTGTCGCCGTCGACCTTGCGCCAGACCGGGTCGAGGAGCCAGGCGGAGTCGGTGCCGCCGTTCTGGAGTGCCGTCAGGACGTCCGCCGAACCCAGCTGCTGGAACTGGATCTTGTCGAGGCCGCCGCCGTGCTTCTTCAGGGCCTTGCCCATGGGGTACGCGATGACCGAGCCCTTGCCGATCATGGTGCCGAGCTTGCGGCCCGCCATAGGGACGTGGTCCGCGCTCTCGCCCTTCTTCAGCTTCACCCACAGGCCGCTCTTGGACTTCGGGTCGGGGGAGAAGTTCCCGGCAGCCCACTTGATGGTGAAGCCGCCCGTGATGCCGTTCATGACGGCGGCCTCCGGGGCGGCCCACTGGGCGTCGATGTCTCCCTTGGCGAGGAGCGGGAGGGCGTCGGGGGTGGGGAGCACCTTGAGGTGGACGTTCAGGCCTTCCTTCTTGAACTCGCCCTTCTGCACGGCCATTTGGAGGGGGGCGACGTACTCGGCGCTGAGTGTGCCGGTCGCGATGGTGAGGCTGCGCTCCTTGGGCAGGGGGCGCGGGGCCGGGGCGCCCTTGTCGCAGCGGGCGGGCGCGCGGTCCTTGGCGAGGTCGGACGGGTCCGTCCAGCTGCCCTTGCCGCAGCCGGGGACCGCCTTGATGGTGCGGGGCTTCGCGGGCGCCGCCGAGTCCGTGGTGTCGTCCTCCTTCGCGCAGCCCGCGGAGGCGAGCAGCGAGCCCGCCAGGAGCAGCGTGAGGGCCGAGACGCGGGTGCGGGTATGCATGGGGCCTCCGAGCGCATTCGTACGTACGTTCATGACTGGCTTCTGCCGCGGTCGCGCGGGGCCCACGGGGTGAGCAACCGGCCCGCGATGCGCACCAGTTCGGAGAAGACGACGCCGAGCACGGCCACGCAGACGATGCCGACGAACATCACGTCGTTCTGGAACAGCGCCCGGGAGTCGAAGATCAGGTGGCCGAGGCCGTTCGACGCCGCGATCTGCTCCGACGCCACGATCACCAGGACCGCGACGCCCGCCGCGATCCGCGCGCCCACGAGCACGGCGGGCAGCGAGGCGGGCAGCAGGACGTGGCGGAACATCTGCCACGGCGAGGCGCCGAAGACCTGGCCGGCGTCGCGATGCCCTGAGGGCACGGCGAGCACCGCCGCCATCGTCGAGATCCAGACGAAGAAGAAGACGGTGGCCGCCACGAGCGCGATCTGCGGGCCCTCCCCGAGGCCGAACATGTTCAGGAAGACGGGCAGCAGGGCCAGCTTCGGTACGACGTACAGCGCGTCCAGGAGCGGTTCGAGCGCCGCGCGCACGAGGGAGAGCGAGCCCATGAGGAGGCCGAGCGCGTAGCCGGTGACCGTGCCGATCGCGTAGCCGGCGAGCACGCGCTTGAGCGTGGCCCAGACGTCGGGCCACAGGTCGCCGTCCGCCGCGCGCTCCCAGCCGTCCTCGAGGATGGTCTGGGGAGCGGGGTAGACGCGGTCGTCGATCCAGGCCTGGGTGGCGGCCAGCTGCCAGAGGAGGATCAGGGCGAGGGGGACGGCGACGGCGAGGCCGGTCTCCAGGGTGCGGCGCCTGCGGTGGGTGCGG from Streptomyces sp. BA2 encodes:
- a CDS encoding ABC transporter substrate-binding protein, with product MHTRTRVSALTLLLAGSLLASAGCAKEDDTTDSAAPAKPRTIKAVPGCGKGSWTDPSDLAKDRAPARCDKGAPAPRPLPKERSLTIATGTLSAEYVAPLQMAVQKGEFKKEGLNVHLKVLPTPDALPLLAKGDIDAQWAAPEAAVMNGITGGFTIKWAAGNFSPDPKSKSGLWVKLKKGESADHVPMAGRKLGTMIGKGSVIAYPMGKALKKHGGGLDKIQFQQLGSADVLTALQNGGTDSAWLLDPVWRKVDGDKQYAFLGGQPRGEPLGGLLFGPNLLTKDPDAGVALLRAYIRTVNTYFAGDYKADKAFVAELAKLLKTDEAVLRSTPSLRMDWEIRAGTTDRLQAAYEAAGVAEGDKVPEKKAVDRRLYEEAVGHKR
- a CDS encoding ABC transporter permease encodes the protein MTTTTSPRAPEEPQDGVLVRKPGPQELHPARTHRRRRTLETGLAVAVPLALILLWQLAATQAWIDDRVYPAPQTILEDGWERAADGDLWPDVWATLKRVLAGYAIGTVTGYALGLLMGSLSLVRAALEPLLDALYVVPKLALLPVFLNMFGLGEGPQIALVAATVFFFVWISTMAAVLAVPSGHRDAGQVFGASPWQMFRHVLLPASLPAVLVGARIAAGVAVLVIVASEQIAASNGLGHLIFDSRALFQNDVMFVGIVCVAVLGVVFSELVRIAGRLLTPWAPRDRGRSQS